The Setaria viridis chromosome 6, Setaria_viridis_v4.0, whole genome shotgun sequence genome contains a region encoding:
- the LOC117861531 gene encoding enhancer of polycomb-like protein 1 → MSRPSFRPRPVDIHRRLPIVRFARELEDDDPTFALRAAPPLLRYSAPEPAADGEAHPAPNKKNAQEIPTPQYDVVDTYERDYTRTFAQPTTYIRGRGARAEVGDFIEYDLDNEDEDWLEGYNNERKNLNAEMLEALLFKLEILDHKARERAGIITPTMIGPIPVILQLDSAFEALQYLSVWYAVFQAAYSYWKAKRERWQKPILRHLQPPPPPSDTNPYNVFRPREKAHHLHTRRMQRRENSAQSFERLRLVRRNLKQAKVLVEALIKREEKKREAMECEVHLRRIQMKYKHEAQLLDDGIALSGLQQVSTQYGSSEDYSDSDDTSTEQPNLQPFAFHLRLPDKKLSVISSVRLKHEHELKRRLQQTAWLFKRDPEEPVMLFTRPLDPGKLEIAGIRPPPAPSIDGGATAQPFRCQGRIGRGGRIIFDRWNPL, encoded by the exons ATGAGCCGTCCCTCTTTCCGGCCGCGGCCGGTGGACATCCACAGGAGGCTCCCCATCGTCCGGTTCGCGCGGGAGCTCGAGGACGATGACCCCACGTTCGCGCTCCGGGCCGCGCCTCCCCTGCTTCGGTACTCTGCACCGGAGCCGGCGGCTGACGGCGAG GCGCATCCAGCACCTAACAAGAAGAATGCCCAAGAAATACCCACACCCCAGTATGATGTTGTTGATACATACGAAAGGGACTATACGCGTACCTTTGCACAACCCACAACATACATACGTGGAAGAGGAG CCCGAGCTGAAGTTGGTGATTTTATTGAGTATGACCTGGAtaatgaagatgaagattggcTTGAAGGTTATAACAATGAGCGGAAAAATCTTAATGCTGAAAT GTTGGAGGCCCTCCTATTTAAGCTGGAAATTTTGGACCACAAAGCTCGAGAAAGAGCAGGCATCATAACACCTACCATGATTGGACCAATTCCAGTCATTTTGCAGCTTGATTCTGCCTTTGAG GCTTTGCAGTACTTATCTGTCTGGTATGCTGTATTCCAGGCTGCATACAGCTATTGGAAGGCAAAG AGAGAGCGGTGGCAAAAACCTATTTTGAGGCATTTGCAG ccgcctccaccaccaagTGATACAAATCCATACAATGTCTTCAGACCAAGAGAGAAGGCTCATCATCTTCACACAAGAAGG ATGCAACGTCGAGAAAATAGTGCCCAATCATTCGAAAGACTCCGCCTG GTGAGGCGAAACCTAAAGCAAGCTAAGGTACTAGTGGAGGCTTTGATTAAG AGGGAAGAGAAGAAACGTGAGGCCATGGAGTGTGAGGTCCACCTTCGACGTATACAAATGAAATACAAG caTGAAGCGCAACTTCTTGATGACGGGATTGCACTATCAGGCCTTCAGCAAGTTTCTACTCAATATGGATCAAGTGAAGATTATTCGGATTCAGATGATACAAGTACTGAGCAACCAAATTTACAACCATTTGCTTTTCACCTTCGGCTCCCTGATAAAAAGCTATCGGTCATCTCATCAGTACGTTTAAAGCATGAACATGAGTTGAAGAGAAGGTTGCAGCAGACTGCCTGGTTATTCAAAAGG GATCCTGAGGAGCCAGTAATGCTGTTCACAAGACCGCTTGATCCTGGTAAGTTGGAGATAGCTGGCATCAGGCCACCACCAGCTCCATCTATTGATGGTGGAGCCACTGCACAGCCATTCCGGTGCCAGGGCAGGATCGGGCGAGGTGGCCGGATCATCTTTGACCGTTGGAATCCCCTCTAG